The Streptomyces spororaveus genome includes a region encoding these proteins:
- the soxR gene encoding redox-sensitive transcriptional activator SoxR encodes MPQIPEKIHELTVGQLSARSGAAVSALHFYEAKGLISSRRTSGNQRRYTRDALRRVAFVRAAQRVGIPLASIREALAQLPEERTPNRADWARLSEAWRAELDERITRLGRLRDHLTDCIGCGCLSMKTCALSNPDDVFGERLTGSRL; translated from the coding sequence GTGCCGCAGATTCCCGAGAAAATCCACGAGCTCACCGTCGGTCAGCTGTCCGCCCGCAGCGGCGCGGCCGTCTCGGCGCTCCACTTCTACGAGGCCAAGGGCCTGATCAGCAGCCGCCGCACCTCCGGCAACCAGCGCCGCTACACGCGTGACGCCCTGCGCCGGGTGGCCTTCGTACGGGCCGCCCAGCGCGTGGGCATCCCGCTGGCCAGCATCCGCGAGGCGCTGGCCCAGCTCCCCGAGGAACGCACCCCCAACCGTGCGGACTGGGCCCGTCTCTCCGAGGCCTGGCGCGCCGAACTCGACGAACGCATCACCCGGCTCGGCCGTCTGCGCGACCACCTGACGGACTGCATCGGCTGCGGCTGCCTCTCGATGAAGACCTGCGCCCTGTCCAACCCGGACGATGTCTTCGGCGAGCGGCTGACCGGCTCGCGGCTCTAG
- a CDS encoding SDR family oxidoreductase — MSAYQDQRVVVTGAGGGIGAALAHRFAAEGATVVVNDLDPARAAAVAAAIGARAIPVPGDASAIVAEAREALGGTVDVYCANAGLASGGDAFADEAVWEAAWDTNVMAHVRAARALLPDWLERESGRFVSTVSAAGLLTMIGAAPYSVTKHGAYAFAEWLSLTYRHRGVQVHAICPQGVRTDMLTAAGSAGELVLAPTAIEPEAVADALFDGMEKGRFLILPHPEVADFYAARATEPDRWLSGMNHLQQKWETR, encoded by the coding sequence GTGAGCGCGTACCAGGACCAGCGAGTCGTCGTCACCGGCGCGGGCGGCGGCATCGGCGCCGCACTCGCCCACCGCTTCGCGGCCGAGGGCGCCACGGTGGTCGTCAACGACCTCGACCCGGCCAGGGCCGCCGCGGTCGCGGCCGCCATCGGCGCCCGGGCGATCCCGGTGCCGGGCGACGCCTCGGCGATCGTGGCCGAGGCCCGCGAGGCCCTCGGCGGAACGGTCGACGTCTACTGCGCCAACGCCGGGCTCGCCTCGGGCGGCGACGCCTTCGCCGACGAGGCCGTCTGGGAAGCGGCGTGGGACACCAACGTCATGGCCCATGTCCGCGCCGCCAGAGCGCTGCTGCCGGACTGGCTGGAGCGCGAGAGCGGCCGGTTCGTGTCCACCGTCTCGGCCGCAGGGCTCCTGACCATGATCGGAGCGGCCCCGTACAGTGTCACCAAGCACGGTGCGTACGCCTTCGCCGAATGGCTCTCGCTGACCTACCGCCACCGCGGGGTCCAGGTCCACGCCATCTGCCCGCAAGGGGTGCGCACCGACATGCTGACCGCCGCGGGCTCGGCGGGCGAACTCGTGCTCGCGCCGACCGCGATCGAGCCGGAAGCGGTCGCGGACGCACTGTTCGACGGCATGGAGAAGGGCCGGTTCTTGATCCTCCCGCACCCCGAGGTCGCCGATTTCTACGCCGCCCGCGCCACCGAACCGGACCGCTGGCTGAGCGGCATGAACCACCTCCAGCAGAAATGGGAGACCCGGTGA
- a CDS encoding serine-threonine protein kinase — translation MADIGGGFRTGVARTVGLGVGLGVGVGVGVGPYAELTFDSEGDVDRVTQGAVSRMEATDLLVFAHGWNSDRSTATRLYDRFFAPFPELVGSGVRLGYVGVVWPSMRFSDEPIPDFDPPGALAQPDSGCALDPLTRRALGEFWPERRAELDRVAELLEERPDSAAALIEFGALVRELAGVDAVPAVLAPSVPAIFTDDVLEVCRALSAALVRAGAPGEAGAAVPPAAAGGAGITVGGGLRGLWGGAKELLRQAAYYKMKKRAGVVGERGLGPVLAQLAAARPALRFHLIGHSFGARVVSFSLRAVPERARYVKSVTLLQGAFSHYAFADRLPHDKANGGALRGLHRRVDGPVVACHSPHDSALKVFYPLASRMAGDSAGLLGFDERWGAIGHDGVQAVPGAPRLSLDAALREGVPAAGCVSVDAGSVVRRGGAPSGAHSDICHEELARVVVAAGRMGR, via the coding sequence ATGGCGGACATCGGTGGCGGATTCAGGACCGGGGTCGCACGCACGGTCGGGCTCGGCGTCGGGCTCGGCGTAGGCGTAGGCGTAGGCGTCGGGCCCTATGCGGAGCTGACCTTCGACTCCGAGGGCGACGTGGACCGGGTCACGCAGGGGGCGGTGTCGCGGATGGAGGCGACCGACCTGCTGGTCTTCGCGCACGGCTGGAACAGCGACCGGTCCACGGCGACGCGGCTCTACGACCGGTTCTTCGCCCCCTTCCCGGAACTGGTGGGGTCGGGGGTGCGCCTGGGCTATGTGGGTGTCGTATGGCCCTCGATGCGGTTCTCCGACGAGCCGATACCGGACTTCGACCCGCCCGGCGCCCTCGCGCAACCGGACTCCGGCTGCGCGCTGGACCCCCTCACCCGGCGGGCGCTCGGGGAGTTCTGGCCGGAGCGGCGGGCGGAGCTGGACCGGGTGGCCGAACTGCTGGAGGAACGGCCGGATTCGGCGGCCGCCCTCATCGAGTTCGGCGCCCTGGTACGCGAGTTGGCGGGGGTGGACGCGGTGCCCGCGGTGCTCGCGCCGTCGGTACCCGCGATCTTCACGGATGACGTGCTGGAGGTGTGCCGGGCCCTTTCCGCCGCCCTGGTCAGGGCGGGCGCCCCGGGTGAGGCGGGCGCGGCGGTGCCACCGGCCGCGGCGGGCGGCGCGGGTATCACAGTCGGCGGCGGGCTGCGCGGCCTGTGGGGCGGCGCCAAGGAACTGCTGCGACAGGCGGCGTACTACAAGATGAAGAAGCGGGCGGGTGTGGTCGGTGAACGCGGCCTCGGCCCGGTGCTGGCCCAGCTGGCGGCCGCCCGCCCCGCCCTGCGGTTCCATCTGATCGGGCACAGCTTCGGGGCCCGTGTCGTCTCCTTCTCGCTGCGCGCCGTGCCGGAGCGGGCCCGGTACGTGAAATCCGTGACCCTCCTCCAGGGGGCCTTCTCCCACTACGCGTTCGCCGACCGGCTGCCGCACGACAAGGCGAACGGCGGCGCCCTGCGCGGCCTCCACCGGCGGGTCGACGGGCCGGTGGTCGCCTGCCACTCCCCGCACGACTCGGCCCTCAAGGTCTTCTACCCGCTGGCCTCCCGGATGGCAGGGGATTCGGCCGGTCTGCTCGGATTCGACGAGCGATGGGGCGCCATCGGGCACGACGGGGTCCAGGCGGTTCCGGGCGCGCCCCGGCTGAGCCTGGACGCCGCCCTGCGCGAGGGGGTGCCCGCAGCCGGTTGCGTCAGCGTGGACGCGGGCTCCGTGGTGCGGCGCGGCGGTGCCCCGTCGGGGGCGCACAGCGATATCTGCCACGAGGAACTGGCCCGGGTGGTGGTGGCCGCGGGGCGCATGGGGCGCTGA
- a CDS encoding 3-keto-5-aminohexanoate cleavage protein, whose protein sequence is MSTPPQAPLPLPVPVSVSLNGSRNAADGPAVPLSPRALAESALAAVAAGAGEVLVHPRTPCGRESLSPRVVGPVVEELRRTGVGVALSVPVSIAAEPDPAGRLERIASWTVLPDRAVVHFGQPDAAELAQALLARGVAVDAVVPLGGAAGPEPLARFLAWPVREPGRVRLSAELAAPDPALVAGLRALPPVPVLLYGRDAAAWPVLRLAARCGTGVRTGVGDVTHLPDGRPARSNAELVAAAREMVARESAARAA, encoded by the coding sequence GTGAGCACACCGCCGCAGGCGCCCTTGCCGCTGCCGGTGCCTGTGTCGGTGTCGTTGAACGGCTCGCGGAACGCCGCGGACGGCCCGGCCGTGCCGCTGTCGCCGCGGGCGCTGGCGGAGTCGGCGCTGGCGGCCGTCGCCGCCGGGGCCGGGGAGGTGCTGGTGCATCCGCGGACGCCGTGCGGGCGGGAGAGCCTCTCGCCGCGGGTGGTCGGGCCGGTGGTGGAGGAGCTGCGGCGCACGGGGGTCGGCGTAGCGCTGTCGGTACCGGTGTCGATCGCCGCCGAGCCCGATCCGGCGGGGCGCCTGGAGCGGATCGCCTCGTGGACGGTGCTGCCGGACCGGGCGGTGGTCCACTTCGGGCAGCCGGACGCCGCGGAGCTGGCGCAGGCCCTGCTGGCACGGGGCGTCGCGGTGGACGCGGTGGTACCGCTGGGCGGTGCGGCCGGGCCGGAACCGCTGGCCCGGTTCCTGGCCTGGCCGGTGCGCGAGCCCGGGCGGGTCCGGCTCTCGGCCGAGCTGGCGGCGCCGGATCCCGCCCTGGTGGCGGGGCTGCGCGCCCTGCCGCCGGTACCGGTGCTGCTGTACGGGCGGGACGCGGCCGCCTGGCCGGTGCTGCGGCTGGCCGCGCGGTGCGGCACGGGCGTGCGGACCGGCGTGGGCGATGTGACGCACCTGCCGGACGGGCGGCCGGCGCGGTCCAACGCCGAACTGGTGGCGGCGGCCCGGGAGATGGTCGCGCGGGAATCGGCGGCGCGGGCGGCCTAG
- a CDS encoding TetR/AcrR family transcriptional regulator — protein sequence MAARTTEPAGTHEAPVPQRLLAVATRLFAERGYDRTSVQEIVEAAGVTKGALYHYFGSKDDLLHEVYARMLRLQQQRLDAVADSDAPVEERLRAAAADVVVTTIENLDDAMIFFRSMHQLSPEKSKQVRAERRRYHERFRALVEEGQRTGVFSAATPADLVVDYHFGSVHHLSTWYRADGPLTPQQVADHLADLLLRALRP from the coding sequence ATGGCGGCACGGACCACGGAACCCGCAGGCACGCACGAGGCCCCGGTACCGCAGCGGCTGCTGGCCGTCGCCACCCGGCTGTTCGCCGAGCGCGGCTACGACCGCACCTCGGTCCAGGAGATCGTCGAGGCGGCCGGCGTCACGAAGGGCGCGCTCTACCACTACTTCGGGTCCAAGGACGATCTGCTGCACGAGGTGTACGCGCGGATGCTCCGGCTCCAGCAGCAGCGCCTGGACGCGGTGGCCGATTCCGACGCCCCCGTCGAGGAGCGGCTGCGGGCCGCGGCCGCCGACGTGGTCGTCACGACCATCGAGAACCTCGACGACGCGATGATCTTCTTCCGGTCGATGCACCAGCTCAGCCCGGAGAAGTCCAAGCAGGTACGGGCGGAGCGCCGGCGCTACCACGAGCGCTTCCGGGCGCTGGTCGAAGAGGGCCAGCGCACGGGGGTGTTCTCCGCCGCCACCCCCGCCGACCTGGTGGTGGACTACCACTTCGGGTCCGTCCACCACCTGTCCACCTGGTACCGGGCGGACGGCCCGCTCACGCCGCAGCAGGTCGCCGACCACCTCGCCGACCTGCTGCTGCGCGCGCTGCGCCCGTAG
- a CDS encoding MaoC family dehydratase, translating to MAEPRVFTSAEELHAGIGEPLGPSEWLEVDQKRIDLFADATGDHQWIHVDPERAAGGPFGSTIAHGYLTLSLLPILVPQIMRVDGMRMGLNYGTNKVRFPAPVPVGSRLRATAVITEVTEAGGGVQVTATVTVEREDGDKPVCVAESVSRYYF from the coding sequence ATGGCCGAGCCGAGGGTCTTCACGTCCGCCGAGGAGCTGCACGCCGGGATCGGCGAACCGCTCGGCCCCAGTGAGTGGCTGGAGGTGGACCAGAAGCGGATCGACCTCTTCGCGGACGCCACCGGCGATCACCAGTGGATCCATGTGGACCCGGAGCGCGCGGCGGGCGGACCCTTCGGCTCCACCATCGCGCACGGCTATCTGACGCTGTCGCTGCTGCCGATCCTGGTACCGCAGATCATGCGGGTCGACGGCATGCGGATGGGCCTCAACTACGGGACGAACAAGGTCCGCTTCCCGGCGCCGGTGCCGGTCGGTTCACGGCTGCGCGCCACCGCCGTGATCACGGAGGTCACGGAGGCGGGAGGCGGCGTGCAGGTCACGGCCACCGTCACGGTCGAGCGCGAGGACGGCGACAAGCCGGTGTGCGTGGCGGAGTCGGTCTCGCGCTACTACTTCTGA
- a CDS encoding YiaA/YiaB family inner membrane protein: MNDTPVKQQSTGAYYGQAVASFGIAIGAVAVGIYNLEASGWVRAFLGIAVLYLTTSAFTLAKVIRDRQEVTQIVSRVDQARMEKMMAEYDPFAPK, from the coding sequence ATGAACGACACACCGGTCAAGCAGCAGAGCACGGGGGCGTACTACGGACAGGCCGTCGCCTCCTTCGGGATCGCCATCGGCGCCGTGGCCGTGGGGATCTACAACCTGGAGGCGAGCGGCTGGGTCCGGGCCTTCCTCGGCATCGCGGTCCTCTACCTCACCACCTCGGCCTTCACCCTCGCCAAGGTGATCCGTGACCGCCAGGAGGTCACGCAGATCGTCAGCCGGGTGGATCAGGCCAGAATGGAGAAGATGATGGCCGAGTACGACCCCTTCGCGCCGAAGTAG
- a CDS encoding acyl-CoA dehydrogenase family protein, whose translation MNLELSEEQTAVRGLAREFTEREVVPYAAEWDRSESVDRAIVKKLGALGFLGLTVPEEYGGSGGDHLAYVLVTEELGRGDSAVRGIVSVSLGLVAKTVAAWGTEDQKRAWLPRLCSGDALGCFGLTEPGTGSDAGSLTTRAVREGDAYVLDGSKMFITNGTWADVVLLFARTGGEPGHRGISAFLVPTDTPGLTRREIHGKLGLRGQATAELVLDGVRVPASAMLGPEGKGFSVAMSALAKGRMSVAAGCVGIAQAALDAAVSYAAQREQFGRPIAHHQLVQELIADISVDVDAARLLTWRVADLIDSGQPFATESSTAKLFASEAAVRAASNALQVHGGYGYIDEYPVGKLLRDARVMTLYEGTSQIQKLLIGRARTGVSAF comes from the coding sequence GTGAATCTGGAGCTGAGCGAGGAGCAGACCGCCGTCCGCGGGCTCGCCCGCGAGTTCACCGAGCGCGAGGTCGTCCCGTACGCCGCCGAGTGGGACCGCTCCGAGAGCGTCGACCGGGCCATCGTGAAGAAGCTGGGCGCGCTCGGCTTCCTCGGTCTGACCGTCCCCGAGGAGTACGGCGGGTCGGGCGGTGACCACCTCGCCTACGTGCTGGTCACCGAGGAGCTCGGACGCGGGGACTCCGCCGTGCGCGGGATCGTCTCCGTCTCCCTCGGCCTGGTCGCCAAGACCGTCGCCGCCTGGGGCACCGAGGACCAGAAGCGGGCGTGGCTGCCCCGCCTGTGCTCCGGCGACGCGCTCGGCTGCTTCGGTCTGACCGAGCCCGGCACCGGCTCCGACGCCGGAAGCCTCACCACCCGCGCCGTGCGCGAGGGGGACGCGTACGTCCTCGACGGCAGCAAGATGTTCATCACCAACGGCACCTGGGCCGACGTGGTGCTGCTCTTCGCCCGCACCGGCGGCGAGCCCGGCCACCGCGGGATCTCCGCCTTCCTCGTCCCCACCGACACGCCCGGCCTGACCCGCCGCGAGATCCACGGCAAACTCGGCCTGCGCGGCCAGGCCACCGCCGAGCTCGTCCTCGACGGCGTACGCGTGCCCGCCTCCGCGATGCTCGGCCCCGAGGGCAAGGGCTTCTCGGTCGCCATGTCCGCCCTGGCCAAGGGCCGGATGTCGGTCGCCGCCGGCTGTGTCGGCATCGCGCAGGCGGCCCTGGACGCGGCGGTCTCGTACGCCGCCCAGCGCGAGCAGTTCGGCCGGCCGATAGCCCACCACCAGCTGGTCCAGGAGCTCATCGCCGACATCTCGGTCGACGTGGACGCGGCCCGGCTGCTGACCTGGCGGGTGGCCGACCTCATCGACAGCGGGCAGCCCTTCGCCACCGAGTCCTCCACCGCCAAGCTCTTCGCCTCCGAGGCGGCCGTGCGCGCCGCGAGCAACGCCCTCCAGGTGCACGGCGGCTACGGCTACATCGACGAGTACCCGGTGGGCAAACTGCTGCGCGACGCCCGCGTCATGACCCTGTACGAGGGCACCAGCCAGATCCAGAAGCTGCTCATCGGCCGCGCCCGTACCGGGGTTTCCGCCTTCTGA
- a CDS encoding exo-beta-N-acetylmuramidase NamZ family protein, translating into MTLSRRGVLGLAGAVGSAGALGAAAAPGSAGPAGGRVRTGFERLAADGYAVLAGQRVGVVTNPTGITADARHLVDVLHADERVDLVAVFGPEHGFRGTAQAGGSEGASRDPATGLPVYDTYDKSGQKLADVFTAAGIDTVVFDIQDVGARFYTYIWTLYDCMRAAALAGKAVVVLDRPNPVGGRRAAGPVLERPYASFVGREPIALAHGMTAAELAGLFNGEFLKDRPARLRTVAMSGWRRGSFFGDTGLPWVPPSPNMPTPDTALAYAGTCLFEGTNLSEGRGTTTPFEVIGAEGIDRRWVEAANALGLPGVWFREAYFTPAFSKHVGKVCGGVRLIVHDREAFDPVRAGVGLLVTARRSWSGFGWRTDHWIDRLTGSDRVRTLVDAGAGVDEVVGDWAAGLARFGAVREEYLLYP; encoded by the coding sequence ATGACGCTGTCGCGACGCGGGGTGCTGGGGCTGGCAGGGGCCGTCGGATCGGCGGGCGCCCTGGGTGCGGCCGCGGCGCCCGGGTCCGCGGGACCGGCGGGCGGCCGGGTGCGTACCGGCTTCGAGCGGCTCGCCGCGGACGGGTACGCCGTGCTGGCCGGCCAGCGGGTCGGCGTCGTCACCAACCCCACCGGGATCACCGCCGACGCCCGGCACCTGGTCGACGTACTGCACGCGGACGAACGGGTCGACCTCGTGGCGGTGTTCGGGCCCGAGCACGGTTTCCGCGGGACGGCCCAGGCGGGCGGTTCCGAGGGGGCTTCCCGGGATCCGGCGACCGGGCTTCCGGTGTACGACACGTACGACAAGAGCGGACAGAAGCTCGCCGACGTGTTCACGGCGGCCGGGATCGACACCGTCGTCTTCGACATCCAGGACGTCGGGGCGCGCTTCTACACCTACATCTGGACGCTCTACGACTGCATGCGCGCCGCCGCGCTCGCCGGCAAGGCGGTGGTGGTGCTGGACCGGCCCAATCCGGTGGGCGGCCGGCGGGCCGCGGGGCCCGTGCTGGAGCGGCCGTACGCGAGCTTCGTCGGCCGGGAGCCGATCGCGCTGGCGCACGGGATGACGGCGGCCGAACTGGCCGGGCTCTTCAACGGCGAATTCCTGAAGGACCGCCCGGCCAGGCTGCGGACGGTGGCGATGTCCGGGTGGCGGCGGGGGTCGTTCTTCGGGGACACCGGGCTCCCCTGGGTGCCGCCGAGCCCGAACATGCCGACCCCGGACACGGCCCTCGCGTACGCCGGCACCTGCCTGTTCGAGGGGACGAACCTCTCCGAGGGGCGCGGGACGACCACGCCCTTCGAGGTGATCGGTGCGGAGGGGATCGACCGGCGGTGGGTGGAGGCGGCGAACGCGCTGGGGCTGCCCGGGGTGTGGTTCCGGGAGGCGTACTTCACTCCGGCCTTCTCCAAGCACGTGGGGAAGGTGTGCGGCGGGGTCCGGCTGATCGTGCACGACCGCGAGGCCTTCGACCCGGTACGGGCCGGAGTCGGGCTGCTGGTCACGGCGCGGCGGTCGTGGAGCGGCTTCGGCTGGCGGACGGACCACTGGATCGACCGGCTGACCGGCTCGGACCGGGTGCGCACGCTGGTGGACGCGGGGGCGGGCGTCGACGAGGTCGTGGGTGACTGGGCGGCGGGGCTGGCGCGTTTCGGGGCGGTACGCGAGGAGTACCTGCTGTATCCGTGA
- a CDS encoding class I adenylate-forming enzyme family protein → MGDPVTSSRYAAKPWLGQLAAAQRAPVAPPPTVLHAFRDAVARAPGRTALSYFDGRIGYAAADALSDSVAGHLAACGVGRGDRVAVMLQNTPHFVLAVLAAWKAGAVVVPLNPMYKSGEAGHILRDSGAAALVCDGGAWTAYLREAARDSAVRTVLTASDLDFQTRNDPRVFGPAPLGTVPGPRRPAGPGGADPAAGVAVADLATVARGGRPAPGDPGLTATDTALISYTSGTSGTPKGAMNPHGALTYNAVRQVTSHPLPEGAAYFALAPLFHITGMVCELAACFTNAGTLVLAHRFDAGAVLDAFLEHRPAYTVGPATAFMALAAHPGATPDHFASFQVISSGGAPLPPALVERLRTAFGFYLRNGYGLTECTAPCASVPVHLEAPVDPVSGTLSVGLPGADTVVRILDEEGAEVPFGETGEIAVRGPQVVPGYWGLPAESAEAFPDGELRTGDVGFMDPDGWLYVVDRKKDMINASGFKVWPREVEDVLYTHPAVREAAVVGVPDAYRGESVKAYVSLRPGTSVEPAELAAHCAERIAAYKYPRQVEILPVLPKTTSGKILRRELRDRG, encoded by the coding sequence ATGGGAGACCCGGTGACCTCCTCCCGGTACGCCGCCAAGCCGTGGCTCGGGCAGCTCGCCGCGGCCCAGCGGGCGCCCGTCGCACCGCCGCCCACCGTGCTGCACGCTTTCCGGGACGCCGTCGCCCGGGCCCCCGGGCGGACCGCCCTGTCGTACTTCGACGGCCGGATCGGCTACGCGGCGGCCGACGCGCTCTCCGACTCCGTCGCCGGCCACCTCGCGGCGTGCGGCGTCGGCCGCGGCGACCGGGTCGCCGTCATGCTGCAGAACACCCCGCACTTCGTGCTCGCCGTCCTCGCGGCCTGGAAGGCCGGGGCCGTCGTCGTCCCGCTCAACCCCATGTACAAGTCCGGCGAGGCCGGGCACATCCTGCGCGACTCCGGCGCCGCCGCGCTGGTCTGCGACGGCGGCGCGTGGACGGCGTACCTGCGCGAGGCCGCGCGGGACAGCGCCGTACGGACCGTGCTGACCGCGTCGGACCTGGACTTCCAGACGCGCAACGACCCCCGGGTCTTCGGCCCCGCGCCGCTGGGCACGGTGCCCGGCCCCAGGCGTCCGGCCGGACCGGGCGGAGCCGATCCCGCCGCCGGAGTCGCCGTCGCCGATCTCGCCACCGTGGCCCGCGGCGGGCGCCCCGCTCCCGGCGACCCGGGCCTCACCGCCACCGACACCGCTCTCATCAGCTACACCTCCGGCACCAGCGGCACCCCCAAGGGTGCGATGAACCCGCACGGCGCGCTCACCTACAACGCCGTCCGGCAGGTCACCTCCCACCCCCTCCCCGAGGGCGCCGCCTACTTCGCCCTCGCGCCCCTCTTCCACATCACCGGCATGGTCTGCGAGCTCGCCGCCTGCTTCACCAACGCCGGCACCCTGGTCCTCGCCCACCGCTTCGACGCCGGCGCCGTCCTCGACGCCTTCCTCGAACACCGCCCCGCCTACACCGTGGGACCGGCCACCGCCTTCATGGCCCTGGCCGCCCACCCCGGCGCCACCCCGGACCACTTCGCCTCGTTCCAGGTGATCTCGTCCGGCGGCGCCCCGCTCCCGCCCGCGCTCGTCGAGCGCCTGCGCACCGCCTTCGGCTTCTACCTCCGCAACGGCTACGGCCTCACCGAGTGCACCGCCCCCTGCGCCAGCGTGCCCGTGCACCTCGAAGCCCCCGTCGACCCCGTCTCCGGCACCCTCTCCGTGGGCCTGCCCGGCGCCGACACCGTGGTCCGCATCCTCGACGAGGAGGGCGCCGAGGTCCCCTTCGGCGAGACCGGCGAGATAGCCGTCCGCGGCCCCCAGGTGGTGCCCGGCTACTGGGGCCTGCCCGCGGAGTCCGCCGAGGCCTTCCCGGACGGCGAACTGCGGACCGGCGACGTCGGATTCATGGACCCGGACGGCTGGCTCTACGTCGTCGACCGCAAGAAGGACATGATCAACGCCTCCGGCTTCAAGGTCTGGCCGCGGGAGGTCGAGGACGTGCTCTACACCCACCCCGCCGTCCGCGAGGCCGCCGTGGTCGGCGTCCCCGACGCCTACCGCGGGGAGAGCGTGAAGGCGTACGTGAGCCTGCGTCCGGGCACCTCGGTGGAGCCGGCGGAGCTCGCCGCCCACTGCGCCGAGCGCATCGCCGCGTACAAATACCCGCGCCAGGTCGAGATCCTGCCTGTCCTTCCGAAGACGACCAGTGGCAAGATCCTGCGACGGGAACTGCGCGATCGCGGCTGA
- a CDS encoding TetR/AcrR family transcriptional regulator, with protein MGSAEDTVDGYQPWSEVTPDAARRLLVAAVEAFAERGYHATTTRDIAGRAGMSPAALYIHYKTKEELLHRISRIGHDKALEILTTAADGPGSAADRLDAAVRSFVRWHAAHHTTARVVQYELDALAPEHRTEIVALRRQSDAAVRRIIADGVAAGEFDVPDVPGTTLAVLSLCIDVARWFNVAGQRTPDEVGGLYADLVLRMVAARPGPQK; from the coding sequence ATGGGCAGCGCGGAGGATACGGTCGACGGCTACCAGCCGTGGTCCGAGGTCACCCCCGACGCCGCACGGCGGCTGCTCGTCGCCGCCGTCGAAGCCTTCGCCGAGCGCGGCTACCACGCCACCACCACCCGTGACATCGCGGGGCGTGCCGGTATGAGCCCGGCCGCGCTCTACATCCACTACAAGACCAAGGAAGAGCTGCTCCACCGGATCAGCCGGATCGGCCACGACAAGGCGCTGGAGATCCTCACCACCGCCGCCGACGGCCCCGGCAGTGCCGCCGACCGCCTCGATGCCGCCGTGCGGTCCTTCGTACGCTGGCACGCGGCGCACCACACCACCGCGCGCGTGGTCCAGTACGAGCTCGACGCCCTCGCTCCCGAGCACCGCACCGAGATCGTGGCGCTGCGCCGGCAGAGCGACGCGGCCGTGCGCCGCATCATCGCCGACGGGGTGGCCGCGGGGGAGTTCGACGTCCCCGACGTGCCGGGCACCACGCTCGCCGTGCTGTCGCTGTGCATCGACGTGGCCCGCTGGTTCAACGTGGCCGGACAGCGCACGCCCGACGAGGTCGGCGGACTCTACGCCGACCTCGTACTCCGCATGGTCGCCGCGCGGCCGGGCCCTCAGAAGTAG